Proteins encoded within one genomic window of Marasmius oreades isolate 03SP1 chromosome 4, whole genome shotgun sequence:
- a CDS encoding uncharacterized protein (BUSCO:EOG09260GIX), whose amino-acid sequence MTSNPRPNSNTTDKHPTLHSAPANHQDSSDISSSIPDEFQKGLRMTKVTEKKVKEVQFRIEPDEGRIVYESKTSGIIPLETIKELRFNSDAGYYRVLFKFPLEVQARWTTIVFILDGTYKTIHIIAPSVDVFYRWKSAVQKLYTIRQGLMTGLQNNELRDALWEKQYWKGADRNNDQKLDFNELKALCLRLNLNFLEADLKKVFKEADVNNRGYLDFIDFKRFVKIVKKQPEVETLYSNLCTSGASDKLSFAMFEKFMHDSQESQLTQQELKDVFAKYSQTTPANETTQSPLSTTDSAPKTESFMNRDSFSAFLRSMDNSVFPDRYGPVHHDMTKPISEYFISSSHNTYLIGHQLVGISTIEGYIRALLHSCRTVELDIYDGDEEPMVFHGKTFTSKVPVREVCQAIAKYAFVASPYPVVISAEVHCGVKQQDMVVKAMQTVFGNALISAPVDGRPKLECLPSPEDLKGRILLKAKNLFVAAQLESLQAMRDAEAAAQRRAEIEAEVSATSSSSSSEDDTSIIAELRSLKHRIREKTSRRKAAKKPKVCMSMNLLSLLVYTVGVKCRGFGGQQYAPEHMFSLSENSANKYLEGSFKDVIKHTQTHMIRVYPKGTRVSSSNYEPHRFWAAGAQVVALNLQTFDIGYMINQVMFERNGRSGYVRKPAALLPSGEELLNKHTQHYLDVTVISAQQLPRPRDALGHEIIDKSIIDPYVEVSLHIPLWSKSPFLPGGDVVSGKTSVTYSPPNTKASTTEATSGRTVSFKTKSVKNNGFNPVWNEELCIPFDCVGDMKELIFVRFSVRQQGDDVDDEPLASYCAPLGCLQHGFRYLPLHDSQLAQYLFSTLFVEIKIRDVKKA is encoded by the exons ATGACCTCGAATCCTCGACCAAACTCCAATACCACCGATAAACACCCAACTTTACATTCAGCTCCTGCCAACCATCAGGACAGCTCCgacatctcctcctccatcccAGATGAATTTCAGAAAGGTCTACGAATGACAAAGGTCACCGAGAAAAAGGTGAAGGAGGTCCAGTTTCGTATCGAACCAGATGAAGGCCGCATCGTCTACGAGTCAAAGACGAGTGGGATTA TCCCGCTCGAAACTATTAAGGAACTTCGGTTCAACTCAGATGCAGGCTATTACCGTGTACTATTCAAGTTCCCACTAGAAGTACAGGCACGCTGGACGACAATAGTCTTCATTCTCGACGGAACCTACAAAACGATACATATCATCGCGCCATCAGTGGATGTTTTCTATCGCTGGAAATCGGCAGTCCAGAAATTGTACACAATTCGACAAGGTCTGATGACTGGACTGCAAAACAATGAGTTGAGGGATGCGCTTTGGGAGAAGCAGTATTGGAAGGGTGCAGACCGGAACAATGATCAGAAACTAGATTTCAACGAACTGAAAGCCCTCTGTCTTCGGCTTAATTTGAACTTTCTGGAAGCAGATTTGAAGAAGGTCTTCAAG GAAGCCGATGTCAACAATCGAGGCTATTTAGATTTTATAGACTTCAAACGTTTTGTCAAGATCGTGAAAAAGCAGCCCGAGGTTGAAACGTTATACAGCAACCTTTGCACCTCCGGAGCCAGTGACAAGCTGAGCTTTGCGATGTTCGAAAAGTTTATGCACGATTCTCAAGAA TCTCAACTTACCCAACAAGAACTGAAAGACGTTTTCGCGAAGTATTCACAAACAACGCCTGCTAACGAGACGACCCAGAGTCCGCTTAGCACGACGGATTCGGCGCCCAAGACGGAATCCTTCATGAATCGGGACAGTTTTTCGGCTTTCCTTCGTTCAATGGACAATTCGGTCTTCCCCGACCGATATGGCCCGGTTCACCATGATATGACAAAACCGATATCAGAATACTTTATCTCGTCTTCGCATAATACTTATCTCATTGGACACCAGCTGGTAGGGATATCGACAATTGAGGG CTACATCAGGGCACTCTTGCATAGTTGTCGGACTGTCGAAT TGGACATCTATGATGGCGACGAAGAGCCCATGGTTTTTCATGGCAAAACGTTTACCTCCAAGGTGCCCGTACGGGAAGTTTGCCAAGCTATCGCCAAATACGCGTTTGTCGCGTCTCCGTATCCCGTCGTCATTTCTGCCGAAGTGCATTGTGGGGTCAAACAGCAAGACATGGTCGTCAAGGCAATGCAAACTGTATTCGGGAATGCGCTTATTAGTGCGCCCGTTGATGGACGACCAAAACTTGAGTGCCTTCCTAGTCCCGAAGACCTGAAAGGCAGAATTTTGTTGAAA GCAAAGAATCTCTTCGTGGCCGCACAACTAGAGTCATTACAAGCAATGCGGGATGCTGAAGCTGCCGCACAGAGACGAGCGGAAATTGAAGCAGAAGTCTCGGCTACATcgtcctcgtcttcctccgAAGACGACACAAGCATTATTGCGGAACTTAGAAGCCTTAAACACAGAATTCGCGAGAAGACGAGTCGAAGAAAAGCAGCTAAGAAACCCAAAGTCTGCATGTCGATGAATCTTCTTTCCCTCCTCGTTTACACAGTAGGAGTTAAATGCCGTGGGTTTGGCGGTCAACAATATGCGCCAGAACATATGTTCAGCCTTTCGGAGAATTCGGCCAATAAGTATCTGGAAGGGAGCTTTAAGGATGTGATTAAACATACGCAGACACATATGATTAGAGTGTACCCGAAGGGAACTAGGGTCAGCTCGTCGAATTACGAACCACATCGGTTTTGGGCTGCAGGTGCCCAGGTTGTCGCACTCAATTTGCAAACCTTTG ATATTGGGTACATGATCAACCAAGTCATGTTTGAACGGAACGGACGCTCGGGATACGTGCGTAAGCCAGCTGCACTGCTACCGAGCGGAGAAGAGCTTTTGAACAAACACACTCAACACTATCTCGATGTGACG GTCATCTCAGCCCAACAATTGCCCCGACCTCGAGATGCTCTGGGCCATGAAATTATCGACAAATCCATCATCGATCCATACGTTGAAGTATCACTTCACATACCCCTGTGGTCAAAATCCCCATTCTTACCAGGTGGGGACGTCGTATCTGGGAAAACATCGGTAACCTATTCGCCCCCTAACACCAAAGCATCCACAACAGAAGCGACTTCCGGGAGGACGGTATCGTTTAAAACGAAATCTGTCAAAAACAATGGTTTCAATCCTGTGTGGAATGAGGAGCTTTGTATACCATTTGATTGTGTGGGTGACATGAAGGAGTTGATATTCGTCCGGTTCTCGGTCAGACAGCAAGGGgatgatgtcgatgatgaaCCTTTGGCTAGTTATTGTGCACCCTTGGGGTGTTTACAGCATG GTTTCCGATATCTGCCTCTACATGACTCTCAACTGGCTCAGTATCTTTTCTCTACGTTGTTTGTGGAAATCAAAATTCGCGACGTGAAGAAGGCTTGA
- a CDS encoding uncharacterized protein (BUSCO:EOG09260GIX), which produces MTGLQNNELRDALWEKQYWKGADRNNDQKLDFNELKALCLRLNLNFLEADLKKVFKEADVNNRGYLDFIDFKRFVKIVKKQPEVETLYSNLCTSGASDKLSFAMFEKFMHDSQESQLTQQELKDVFAKYSQTTPANETTQSPLSTTDSAPKTESFMNRDSFSAFLRSMDNSVFPDRYGPVHHDMTKPISEYFISSSHNTYLIGHQLVGISTIEGYIRALLHSCRTVELDIYDGDEEPMVFHGKTFTSKVPVREVCQAIAKYAFVASPYPVVISAEVHCGVKQQDMVVKAMQTVFGNALISAPVDGRPKLECLPSPEDLKGRILLKAKNLFVAAQLESLQAMRDAEAAAQRRAEIEAEVSATSSSSSSEDDTSIIAELRSLKHRIREKTSRRKAAKKPKVCMSMNLLSLLVYTVGVKCRGFGGQQYAPEHMFSLSENSANKYLEGSFKDVIKHTQTHMIRVYPKGTRVSSSNYEPHRFWAAGAQVVALNLQTFDIGYMINQVMFERNGRSGYVRKPAALLPSGEELLNKHTQHYLDVTVISAQQLPRPRDALGHEIIDKSIIDPYVEVSLHIPLWSKSPFLPGGDVVSGKTSVTYSPPNTKASTTEATSGRTVSFKTKSVKNNGFNPVWNEELCIPFDCVGDMKELIFVRFSVRQQGDDVDDEPLASYCAPLGCLQHGFRYLPLHDSQLAQYLFSTLFVEIKIRDVKKA; this is translated from the exons ATGACTGGACTGCAAAACAATGAGTTGAGGGATGCGCTTTGGGAGAAGCAGTATTGGAAGGGTGCAGACCGGAACAATGATCAGAAACTAGATTTCAACGAACTGAAAGCCCTCTGTCTTCGGCTTAATTTGAACTTTCTGGAAGCAGATTTGAAGAAGGTCTTCAAG GAAGCCGATGTCAACAATCGAGGCTATTTAGATTTTATAGACTTCAAACGTTTTGTCAAGATCGTGAAAAAGCAGCCCGAGGTTGAAACGTTATACAGCAACCTTTGCACCTCCGGAGCCAGTGACAAGCTGAGCTTTGCGATGTTCGAAAAGTTTATGCACGATTCTCAAGAA TCTCAACTTACCCAACAAGAACTGAAAGACGTTTTCGCGAAGTATTCACAAACAACGCCTGCTAACGAGACGACCCAGAGTCCGCTTAGCACGACGGATTCGGCGCCCAAGACGGAATCCTTCATGAATCGGGACAGTTTTTCGGCTTTCCTTCGTTCAATGGACAATTCGGTCTTCCCCGACCGATATGGCCCGGTTCACCATGATATGACAAAACCGATATCAGAATACTTTATCTCGTCTTCGCATAATACTTATCTCATTGGACACCAGCTGGTAGGGATATCGACAATTGAGGG CTACATCAGGGCACTCTTGCATAGTTGTCGGACTGTCGAAT TGGACATCTATGATGGCGACGAAGAGCCCATGGTTTTTCATGGCAAAACGTTTACCTCCAAGGTGCCCGTACGGGAAGTTTGCCAAGCTATCGCCAAATACGCGTTTGTCGCGTCTCCGTATCCCGTCGTCATTTCTGCCGAAGTGCATTGTGGGGTCAAACAGCAAGACATGGTCGTCAAGGCAATGCAAACTGTATTCGGGAATGCGCTTATTAGTGCGCCCGTTGATGGACGACCAAAACTTGAGTGCCTTCCTAGTCCCGAAGACCTGAAAGGCAGAATTTTGTTGAAA GCAAAGAATCTCTTCGTGGCCGCACAACTAGAGTCATTACAAGCAATGCGGGATGCTGAAGCTGCCGCACAGAGACGAGCGGAAATTGAAGCAGAAGTCTCGGCTACATcgtcctcgtcttcctccgAAGACGACACAAGCATTATTGCGGAACTTAGAAGCCTTAAACACAGAATTCGCGAGAAGACGAGTCGAAGAAAAGCAGCTAAGAAACCCAAAGTCTGCATGTCGATGAATCTTCTTTCCCTCCTCGTTTACACAGTAGGAGTTAAATGCCGTGGGTTTGGCGGTCAACAATATGCGCCAGAACATATGTTCAGCCTTTCGGAGAATTCGGCCAATAAGTATCTGGAAGGGAGCTTTAAGGATGTGATTAAACATACGCAGACACATATGATTAGAGTGTACCCGAAGGGAACTAGGGTCAGCTCGTCGAATTACGAACCACATCGGTTTTGGGCTGCAGGTGCCCAGGTTGTCGCACTCAATTTGCAAACCTTTG ATATTGGGTACATGATCAACCAAGTCATGTTTGAACGGAACGGACGCTCGGGATACGTGCGTAAGCCAGCTGCACTGCTACCGAGCGGAGAAGAGCTTTTGAACAAACACACTCAACACTATCTCGATGTGACG GTCATCTCAGCCCAACAATTGCCCCGACCTCGAGATGCTCTGGGCCATGAAATTATCGACAAATCCATCATCGATCCATACGTTGAAGTATCACTTCACATACCCCTGTGGTCAAAATCCCCATTCTTACCAGGTGGGGACGTCGTATCTGGGAAAACATCGGTAACCTATTCGCCCCCTAACACCAAAGCATCCACAACAGAAGCGACTTCCGGGAGGACGGTATCGTTTAAAACGAAATCTGTCAAAAACAATGGTTTCAATCCTGTGTGGAATGAGGAGCTTTGTATACCATTTGATTGTGTGGGTGACATGAAGGAGTTGATATTCGTCCGGTTCTCGGTCAGACAGCAAGGGgatgatgtcgatgatgaaCCTTTGGCTAGTTATTGTGCACCCTTGGGGTGTTTACAGCATG GTTTCCGATATCTGCCTCTACATGACTCTCAACTGGCTCAGTATCTTTTCTCTACGTTGTTTGTGGAAATCAAAATTCGCGACGTGAAGAAGGCTTGA
- a CDS encoding uncharacterized protein (BUSCO:EOG09262DPL) — protein MLSAGYRFTLCHTNTLSRPLKLSATKSHLFSTSSLVLEKGKKEKDFKDSLLHPPEPADKWNYNRSPLFDPSSTDYSTFKRVTSNDLAGETTPPREVKMLTRDFIEDSLYNPHYGYFSKKATIFDWSDIPFDFGGIRDASEFDAVVARRYASYETEKQLWHTPTELFKPWYGQAVAQCLVSEYFLKYFPYEDFIIYEIGAGNGTLASNILDYLRSEYPEVYDRTRYTIIEISAKLAQKQRQRLTKSHPGVSVVHKSIFHWDVREPAPCFFLSMEVIDNFAHDAIRYDLDTLEPYQGFVTIDKNGDFDMIYTPIDDPLITSFLATRSRLKHPLPFSRLFQQFPSMRKFYRNLPFAANLSSEEYIPTRLLSLLRTLRNHFPRHRLLLSDFSSLTDTIPGVNSPVVQTRVHGTTVPCETLLVHQGSFDIFFPTNFERLRDMYEHILSQPPKSRSSSMYADSSIPDRSSPLTSTALSLSLGSDFFSSHTASGNRRKPKDGVTSASGLPIGEHKSSVFTHAEFLGTYGDLGKTRLRNGENPMLDFYKNVKFLL, from the exons ATGCTCTCTGCTGGCTACAGGTTCACTTTATGTCATACCAACACCCTTAGTCGTCCTCTTAAACTCTCCGCAACCAAATCACACCTTTTCTCGACTTCAAGTTTAGTActagagaaaggaaagaaagagaaagacttCAAAGATTCCCTTCTGCACCCTCCAGAACCTGCAGACAAATGGAATTACAATAGGTCTCCCTTATTTGACCCTTCATCAACCGACTACTCCACTTTCAAACGAGTCACTTCCAATGACTTGGCTGGGGAGACTACACCTCCTCGGGAAGTGAAGATGCTGACTCGAGATTTCATCGAAGACTCGTTGTATAATCCCCATTACGGATATTTCTCAAAAAAGGCTACTATATTCGATTGGAGCGACATACCGTTTGACTTTGGTGGTATTCGCGATGCTTCAGAATTCGACGCGGTTGTTGCAAGGAGATATGCATCCTATGAGACGGAGAAGCAGTTGTGGCATACGCCTACGGAGTTGTTCAAG CCTTGGTACGGACAAGCAGTAGCCCAATGTCTCGTTTCAGAATATTTCCTCAAGTACTTCCCATACGAAGATTTCATCATCTACGAGATAGGTGCGGGAAATGGAACACTGGCTTCCAATATCCTTGACTATCTACGCTCCGAGTATCCTGAAGTCTACGACCGGACGCGATATACGATCATCGAAATTAGTGCAAAGCTTGCACAAAAACAGAGGCAGAGACTGACGAAATCTCATCCTGGTGTAAGTGTTGTTCATAAGAGCATATTTCATTGGGATGTGCGCGAACCGGCGCCGTGTTTTTTCTTGTCGATGGAAGTCATT GATAATTTTGCTCATGATGCAATTCGTTATGATCTTGATACTCTGGAACCTTACCAGGGGTTTGTAACGATTGACAAGAACGGAGATTTTGACATGATATATACCCCAATCGACGACCCTTTGATTACATCCTTCCTAGCGACGCGTTCTCGATTAAAACATCCTTTACCCTTTTCACGTCTGTTTCAGCAGTTCCCCTCAATGAGGAAGTTTTACAGGAATCTCCCCTTCGCAGCCAATCTGTCCTCCGAGGAATACATCCCAACACGACTTCTCAGTCTCCTCCGAACACTCCGAAACCACTTCCCTCGGCATCGACTTCTCCTATCCGATTTCTCTTCCCTCACAGATACAATCCCAGGAGTCAACTCACCTGTTGTGCAAACTCGAGTACACGGAACAACGGTACCTTGCGAGACACTCCTTGTCCACCAAGGCTCATTTGATATATTTTTCCCGACAAACTTTGAACGATTGAGAGATATGTATGAACATATTCTTTCTCAGCCACCCAAGAGTCGATCCTCCTCTATGTATGCGGATTCATCTATCCCAGACCGTTCGTCTCCTCTTACTTCGACCGCGCTCTCGCTATCCCTGGGTTCCGACTTTTTTTCGTCCCATACTGCATCGGGGAATAGAAGGAAACCGAAAGATGGTGTTACATCTGCTAGTGGACTACCGATTGGAGAGCATAAATCGAGTGTTTTTACTCATGCAGAGTTTTTGGGGACGTATGGGGATCTTGGGAAGACCAGGTTGAGGAACGGGGAGAATCCGATGCTTGATTTTTATAAGAATGTTAAATTCTTATTATAA
- a CDS encoding uncharacterized protein (BUSCO:EOG09260SR2) has product MESTERLVRTWMASRRDEEITETVSNINNGSTTLLNVVKVLGEYLTSEEDQLRTSGVEFLSSILSKCFPEKLNRQSVRVLVSFYCSKMEDWDTIIPSLQGLAHLTTLPTCTSDDVPKIIDSIFERVKMKNLVQSVRFHVFTIIHNIVVRHRDVLKSMVSDFVERYVVLVEGEKDPRNLLIAFAIARVIVVEFDVAKSVESIFNITFCYFPITFRPPPNDPYGITTDDLRQALRRVLSATPLFGTLAIPLFLEKLTAGSPVTKRDTLETMAICIPVYGSSIARTNARKLWNALKLEVFQPVDQQTEEQALKTTQDLVKTIYSNSTQADEDIQGLAKDACEECLMILREPEKSQAKHAINVLCAFMSTTPSVSRYTVTQLIPYLMKQFIKPDDASVRPSVLLLVSDVLAAAREAMSHLHESELVEDTQNVGTILTSFKDELTSVIISGLKIPSCRQPAVACLLGLVSISDFLGEEELGFIVHNVNEILSFGDDVDEDDSNVALKLLSTIAVSAPRHIKEQVLPQLFSTLPDYAPSKEAITERVKYWRTLTALTILCRQPELFEILIIRLTAKLDLLCFRQALLSSDEAALEPDAAYAHSILQTIYKVLSAKIDEEHHDVPKYIDILVPRLFNIFVYSTILSTERYVIGIEPRLIITGGQIIALVVQSLPISKKEEYLQTVFSAYFDGNVKQIAAGQQAIPSDYVFCPFDASASSVTKSLVVLLSSATTVLQKEILMPVSDLNVFLNQILDWSMTKADQEHQREGIWKMIASILNKRIEGASSFLSDLLSHFWYTQIANGSAALSTRRQAIRAWGWMTKALLVRSHPSCAQFTDRLFDLFVDEELNWHAAKTFGDIVGVDKVLTKRNYAVIKILHTQRFVNSVLSRLTSGAKTSTNSHEQLAHLVALSSLISQIPRNLYARELPSLIPLLIRGLGLPDYNIRCQVIETLLAVAEEGSSDENVIPEHAPSLVTTMLKNSTVREMPSPNVRITALKYLGVLPKVVRYDILHPLKATVIRELAIALDDPKRLVRKEAVEARTSWFKFHG; this is encoded by the exons ATGGAATCGACTGAGCGACTCGTTAGAACATGGATGGCCTCGCGTAGAGACGAGGAAATTACTGAGACTGTCTCTA ACATAAATAATGGATCCACAACATTACTCAACGTCGTGAAGGTTTTGGGAGAGTATCTCACATCGGAAGAAGATCAGTTACGGACTAGTG GTGTCGAGTTTCTATCTTCTATCCTAAGCAAATGCTTCCCAGAAAAGTTGAATCGGCAGTCCG TGCGAGTTCTAGTCTCGTTCTATTGCAGCAAGATGGAAGATTGGGATACTATCATTCCTTCACTACAAGGCCTAGCGCACTTAACTACTCTACCGACATGTACATCGGACGATGTGCCTAAGATTATCGACTC AATATTTGAACGCGTCAAGATGAAGAACCTCGTGCAATCTGTTCGCTTTCATGTCTTCACTATCATCCACAACATAGTCGTGCGACACAGAGATG TTTTGAAGTCAATGGTTTCGGATTTTGTGGAACGCTACGTTGTGCTGGTCGAGGGCGAGAAAGACCCTCGTAACCTACTCATCGCGTTCGCTATTGCTCGAGTGATTGTCGTTGAGTTTGATGTAGCCAAGTCTGTCGAG TCCATTTTCAACATCACCTTCTGCTACTTCCCGATTACATTCCGTCCCCCACCTAACGATCCGTATGGAATAACCACAGATGACCTTAGACAGGCACTTCG GCGCGTGTTGAGCGCGACACCCTTGTTTGGAACGTTGGCTATTCCTTTATTCCTGGAGAAGCTGACAGCAGGATCTCCCGTCACCAAG AGGGATACACTCGAGACAATGGCCATATGCATCCCAGTATATGGTAGTTCCATCGCTCGAACCAACGCTAGGAAACTCTGGAATGCTCTGAAACTCGAG GTTTTCCAACCAGTAGATCAGCAAACAGAAGAGCAAGCACTCAAGACCACGCAGGACCTTGTCAAGACGATCTATTCTAATAGTACCCAAGCCGACGAAGACATTCAAGGACTAGCCAAAGATGCGTGCGAGGAGTGTCTCATGATTTTACGCGAACCGGAGAAAAGTCAAGCCAAACACGCAATCAACGTGCTTTGTGCTTTTATGTCAACCACTC CATCGGTATCACGGTACACTGTCACTCAACTTATTCCTTATCTGATGAAACAGTTCATCAAACCTGACGATGCATCTGTACGACCGTCCGTTTTACTACTCGTGTCAGATGTTCTTGCCGCAGCTCGAGAGGCCATGTCACATTTGCATGAGAGTGAACTGGTTGAGGACACTCAGAATGTTGGGACGATTTTGACCTCGTTCAAAGATGAGCTGACATCCGTCATCATCTCTGGCCTGAAAATCCCTTCCTGCCGACAGCCTGCAGTGGCATGTCTCTTGGGTTTGGTGTCAATATCGGATTTTCTTGGGGAGGAAGAGCTCGGATTCATTGTACACAATGTCAACGAAATATTATCATTTGGAGATGACGTTGACGAAGATGATTCGAA TGTCGCACTCAAACTCTTGTCGACGATTGCAGTATCAGCCCCGCGCCACATTAAAGAGCAGGTCCTACCTCAGTTATTCAGCACTCTTCCCGACTACGCGCCCTCAAAAGAAGCCATAACAGAGAGAGTAAAATACTGGAGAACTCTTACAGCTCTGACAATCCTGTGCCGACAACCCGAACTTTTCGAGATTCTGATCATTCGTTTGACTGCAAAGCTCGACCTTCTTTGTTTCCGTCAGGCCTTACTTTCATCAGACGAAGCTGCGTTAGAGCCCGATGCAGCTTACGCTCATTCTATTCTACAAACTATTTACAAAGTCCTTTCGGCCAAAATTGACGAAGAGCACCACGACGTTCCGAAATACATCGACATTCTTGTCCCACGCCTCTTCAATATTTTCGTGTATTCGACGATCCTATCCACAGAGCGATATGTTATCGGAATTGAGCCTCGCCTCATCATTACCGGTGGGCAGATAATCGCATTGGTAGTTCAATCTTTACCTATTTC gaagaaagaagaatatCTCCAAACCGTTTTTTCCGCGTACTTTGACGGAAACGTGAAGCAGATTGCAGCAGGTCAACAAGCCATTCCATCCGACTACGTCTTTTGCCCTTTTGAT GCGTCAGCTTCTAGTGTCACGAAGAGTTTAGTGGTACTTTTGTCTTCCGCAACGACTGTGCTTCAAAAAGAG ATACTTATGCCAGTTTCCGATCTCAATGTCTTCTTGAATCAAATTCTGGATTGGAGTATGACGAAAGCGGATCAAGAGCACCAACGAGAGGGTATTTGGAAGATGATTGCTTCCATCCTCAACAAGCGCATTGAGG GTGCTAGCAGTTTCCTGTCAGACCTTCTAAGCCATTTTTGGTATACTCAAATTGCCAACGGTAGCGCGGCCCTGTCAACGCGTCGACAAGCAATACGGGCATGGGGTTGG ATGACCAAAGCTCTATTGGTTAGGTCTCATCCATCATGCGCGCAGTTCACAGATCGGTTGTTCGACCTATTTGTCGATGAAGAACTAAACTGGCACGCAGCTAAAACATTCGGAGACATCGTTGGGGTCGATAAAGTGCTCACGAAGAGAAACTATGCCGTGATCAAG ATCTTGCATACACAACGCTTTGTCAATAGCGTTCTTTCCCGATTAACTTCTGGTGCCAAAACCTCCACAA ACTCACATGAACAGCTGGCACATCTCGTCGCATTAAGCTCTCTGATAAGTCAAATCCCTCGAAATTTGTATGCTCGTGAATTGCCTTCG CTCATCCCGCTTCTCATACGCGGTTTGGGATTACCGGACTATAACATTCGTTGTCAAGTTATCGAAACTCTTCTAGCGGTAGCTGAGGAAGGCTCATCGGACGAGAATGTGATACCTGAACATGCCCCATCTCTGGTGACGACGATGTTGAAGAACAGTACGGTTCGAGAGATGCCTTCCCCG AATGTTCGTATAACCGCTCTAAAGTATCTTGGAGTTCTCCCAAAGGTGGTCCGATATGATATTCTCCATCCGCTTAAGGCTACTGTCATCCGCGAGCTTGCAATCGCTCTTGATGATCCGAAACGACTCGTACGTAAGGAAGCAGTGGAAGCAAG AACTTCATG GTTTAAATTTCATGGCTAA